DNA from Corynebacterium aurimucosum ATCC 700975:
GCGACAAAACGGTCACCGCCGTACTCAGACCACGCCACCTTCGGCGGCTCCGTAATTTCGGTCTCGAGCTCCCAGTTCCGCGCGGCATAGGAATGCACGAAATAAAAGCGATCCTCTGCGCTCACGCCTTCAAACATGCGGCTTCCGCTAGGAAGCTCCACGGTATTCCATCCCATGTGCGGGAGGACGGGAGCCTGCAAGCGGGTGACCTCCCCCGGCCACTCGCCGCAACCTTCGGTGTGCACGCCGTGTTCAGTGCCGGACTCAAAAAGAATCTGCATGCCTACGCAAATCCCCAGAACCGGGCGACCACCAGCCAACCGCTGACCAATGATTCGCGGGCCCTGTGCGGCGCGCAGCCCTTCCATGCAGGCAGCGAAGGCGCCGACGCCGGGTACCAACAGGCCATCGGCTTCTACAGCGAGTTTCGGGTCTGCGGTCACCGTGACGGTGGCACCAACCCGCTCCAGAGCGCGCACTGCCGACCTGACATTGCCAGCGCCATAATCCAAGACTACTACGTCGTGTGAGCTCATCGTGCTTCCTTTCCAGGCCTCCTCGGCCTTCTAATCATGCGCAGGCGAGTCTGAATGTCATTCAGCTCGCTCACACGGGTCTTGCCCAAGGCGCGGTCAGCCGTGGACATGAGCAGGCCCACCGCGATGATGGCAGCGCCGGAGGCGAAGGCGCCATCATATCCAGACATAGCCACGACGGCGCCGAGAACCGTCGAACCAAGGCCGGTTCCACCGTCATAGAAGATATTCCAGACCGCAGAGCCCTCCGAGAGACGCTCGCGCGGGAGACGGTCGAACATCGACAACAAGGCCTCGTTTTGCACGATGCCGAAACCCGCACCATAGATGACAGTGCCGAAGACGAGCAGCCATACCGACCATTCTTGCCACAGCACGGCAGCGATGAGACCCACACCAAAGACTGAGAAAGCCTGGGCGGGAATCATCAGCGTGCCTGGCTGGCCCACTCGGTCCGCCACCACACCGGCCACATAGCGAGCGATCATGGCCGAGCCACCGATCACCGACAGCATGAGACCGCCCAAGACAGCGCCGCGCTCAGGGTCCAGCTCGCGCACCGCCGGGGAAATGAAGTTGGAGGCCACGCCGTAGCTCACGGAGAAACTGGTCAGGGCCAGCGCGGGGACGAGCACGAGCTTCCACATTGGTGCCCGCGGAGTGGTGTCCGTGGGGTCCGGCAAGCCCACTGGAGCTGCCTTGATTTGGGGTACCAGAATGCACGTGAAGAATCCCAACAGGCCAAGGCCAGCGGCCAGAAGATACACCGTGTTGTAATTAAACGCTGATGCCACCGCGAGGCCCAAAGGCAAGAAAGCCATCTGGGCCGCACCGATGAACAACCCGAAGATTCCGGTGGCCTTGCCCAGAAGGCGCCGTGGCGTGATTTCCGCGATGAGCGCGTTCTCCGCCACCGTGAGCGCACCGAAGCCGATGCCGCGCAGGGCGGAGAAGCCCAGGGCGATCGGGGCGGCGTCGCCCAGCATGTGGCCCAACGCCGGCAGCCCCAGCAACAGCGCCGAGGCCGCCATAATCGGGCGATAGCCAAAGATGCGCAGCAACATCGGAGTTGCCATCTGGGTAAGTACTGTGGCCAGCATGAACACGCCGGTGGTGGCGCCAGCCAACGTGGCGGAGCCACCGGAGTCCAGCACGGCCAGGGGCACCACTGGAAGCAGGACCGACCAGGCACCGAAGGCGGAAACCACCGCGATCATGGTTTCCTTAAAGCCGGCGACCTTCCATACGCTCTGAGGGGTCTTTTCTGTCACTTCGCCGCCAATCCTGCTGAGAAGATGTCAAGGAACCACACCAAGGCGGCAGCCACGGAGACCGCCGCGAGCGCACCCGCGACCACGGTCATCAGCACCGACCCATTCTGATATGCCGCCCACGCACCACCGACGAGCAATCCGGCGACCAGAAAGAGAACGAGAACCATTACATTCATAAGTCTTAGAGCGCTCCCTTCGTCGAAGGAACTCCGTTCACGCGCGGATCCCGCTCAGTAGCCTGGCGCAGAGCACGGGCCACCGCCTTGTACTCGGCCTCCGTGATGTGGTGCGGATCGCGGCCATAGCGCACGTTGACGTGCAAGGTCGTCGCCGAGTGCGTGGCAAAGGTTTCGAAGAAGTGTCGGTTGATAACCGTGGCGTAATGGCCACCGATAATCTGCCACTCCATGTTCTCCGGCTCGCCGTTCATCACGAAGTAGGGGCGCCCTGAGATATCGACGACGGCCTCCACCAGCGCCTCATCCATGGGCAGAAGCTGGGACCCGAAGCGGCGGATTCCGGACTTATCCCCCAGCGCTTCCAGAAAGGCGCGGCCCAGCACGATAGCGGTGTCTTCGACCGTGTGGTGAGCATCGATGTCAATATCGCCCTCAGCGTGAACGCGAAGATCGAAGGAGCCGTGGGTGCACACAGCGTTGAGCATGTGATCAAAGAACGGCAGCCCCGTCGAAATATCCGCCTGGCCGGTGCCATCGAGGTTTATTTCTACAGAGATCTTTGTCTCCCCGGTGACGCGCTCTGCGCGGCCAATGCGGTCGCCATGGTTGTGACGTACGGCGTCGCCAGCACTCATTGCCCCACGCTCCTTCTTCAAGTCATGGGCCCACAATGTGGGCCCAATTCATCATCGTTTTAGTTAGTCATCTCTACTGTATCTGCCAAATCCGCCGCGGCCGAAAGGAAGGCATCATTCTCTTCAGGCAGACCAATCGTGGCGCGCAAGAGACCCGGTACACCGTTATCACGAATCAGGACATCGCGGTCCAGGAATCCTTGCCACACCGCGTGCTGATCGGCAAAGCGTCCGAAGGACACGAAGTTGGATTCGCTCGGCACGACGTAATACCCAAGCTCCTTAAGCCATGCGACAACCCGGTCCCGCTCCGCCGATAGTTTGGCCACGGTTCCCAAAGTCTCTTCCTTATGAGCAAGGGCAACGGTAGCCGCGATCTGGGAGAGAACCGACAGGTGATAGGGCAAACGAACGAGCATGACGGCTTCCACGAAGGCCGGATCGGCCACGAAATAACCCAAACGTCCGCCGGCGAAGTCGAAGGCCTTGGACATCGTGCGCGAGACCACGAGCTTGGTCGGATACTTCTCCAACAGCGTGGTGGCAGAAGGTGAAGGAGAGAATTCCATGTAGGCCTCGTCCACGATGACGATGCCCGGCGCGGCCTGCACAATCTTCTCCACCACATCAATCGGGGTGACATCACCGGTGGGATTGTTCGGGGTGGTGATGAAGACAACGTCGGGGCTGTGCTTGGCGACGGCCTCCAACGCCTCCTTTTCATCAATACGGAAATCCGCATCGCGCGGGCAGGCGATGAATTCGGTTTGGGTGCCCGCGCACAGGATGGGGTGCATGGAATAGCTCGGTGTAAATCCCAGCGCGCTGCGCCCCGGCCCGCCAAAGACCTGCAGCAGCTGCTGCAGAACCTCATTGGAACCATTGGCCGCCCACACGTTCTCCACGCTGACAGCCACCCCGGTCTGCTCGCTGACGTACTCGGCCAGTGCCGTGCGCAGCTCCACGGCATCGCGCTCTGGGTAGCGGTTGAGCTCCCGTGCGTGCTTCTCGACGGCCGCCACCATGTCCTTCACCAGCGCCTCAGAGGGCGGATAGGGGTTCTCGTTGGTGTTGAGCTGGTTGGTCACCGTCAGCTGCGGGGCTCCATAGGCGCTGGAGCCGCGCAATTCTTCGCGGAGGGGAAGATCCTTCAACTCAGCCATTGCTTAAGCCTCTTCTTTCTGGGTATCGGTGTCATCAGCGAATCGTGCCGCAATTGCTTCACCATGGGCGGGCAAGTCTTCCGCAGTGGCGAAGGCAATGACATTCTGTGCTACCTCGCCGAGTGCTGCGCGGTCATACTCGATGAGGTTGACCGGGCGTAGGAAGGTGTGCGTCGACAGCCCGGCGCTAAACCGCGCGGTTCCCGAGGTAGGCAAAACGTGGTTGGAGCCGGCGGAGTAATCACCGAGCGGCACGGGCGAGTATTCACCAACAAAGATGGCGCCGGCGTGGCGGATACGCTCCGCAACTGCCCGGGCATTCTTCGTGTGTACCTCCAAGTGCTCAGCGGCATAGGCATCCGCAACAGCGATACCCGCTTCGAGGTCATCGACCACGACGATGCCGGACTGTTCGCCGCGCAGCGCCTCAGCCGCGCGCTCGGCGTTAGCGGTAGCGGTAAAGCGCTGCGCTACCTCCGCGTTCACGGCAGCGGCAAAGTCCTCAGAATCGGTGATGAGCACGGAGGCAGCCATGGGATCGTGCTCCGCCTGAGAAATGAGGTCATAGGCCACGTAGACGGGGTTAGCGGTCTCGTCGGCCAGGATGGCGATCTCGGTAGGACCAGCTTCCGCATCAATGCCCACCGCTCCCTGCACCGCGCGCTTAGCGGCAGCGACAAAGACGTTGCCGGGGCCGGTGATGATATCGACTGGCTCCAGTGCTTCTTCACCAGTGACAGGTTCATCATCGCCGTAGGCCAGAAGCCCGATGGCTTGCCCGCCGCCGACGGCCCAGACATCGTCGACGCCCAGCATGTGGCACGTGGCCAGCACCGTCGGGTGCGGCAGTCCGCCGAATTCCTTCTGTGGCGGAGAAGCCACGACCATCGCCGCAGCGCCCGCTTCTTGGGCGGGGACGGCATTCATAATGACGGAAGACGGATACACCGCCTTGCCTCCCGGGACGTAAAGCCCTACGCGCTCGATGGGCTGGAAGACCTCGGTGACCGTCGCGCCTGGTGCCAGCGTCGTCGTGTGCGAAGCCGGCTTCTGATCAGCGTGAACGGCGCGCACGCGCGCGATAGATTCTTCTATGGCTGCTCGCACACTCGAGTCCAGCTCCTCGGCAGCCTTCTTCAGCTCCGCCTTAGGCACTCGCACCGCGGCGGGGCGGATTCCGTCGAATTTTTCGCCGAAGTCGAGGGCCGCGGCCGCACCGCCCTTGCGTACCTTCTCCACCATGGGGATGACGGTGCCCATCACTGAGGACACATCCGTTCCCCCTCGCGGCAAGACTCGGCGCAACCGGGAGGTGGTGAGTTCCTCTCCACGCAGGTCGATGGTTCGTAGCATGCTCAGACCCCTTTTATAATATGCAGCGGTTTCTATACCTTCCCATTACTATACCTGGACCGAAAAGCCAGCGAGCCGGCAGGTAGGGGTTATAGAATGTGCCACTAGTAACACATTCCGGGGCCCCGTATCGGTGAAGGGAGGCGGCGAGATGAGCAACGGCGCCGATGGTCTGGACAGCCAGTCTCCTTCCAGCCTGCTCGCCCGCGTCGAAAACCTCGCGCACCGCGAAGGCCTCGACTGCATTCGAGTCACCGCACACGAGCTCCTCTTCCCCCACCCACCGCTTGGGGAAACCCGCGCTTTCATGGACACCGAGGGCGAACCAATCCTGCGTTTCTACACCACGCACCACGGCGTTCTAGGTTTCAGCGACATTCCCGCTCTCAGTGAATTCGTCAATGACTGGAACCATGACTGCCTCTCGCCACACCTCATCCTCAACTATTCGGCACCTACCGAAGTAGAAGTGTGGGGGCATTCCTTCCTTGTGGTCCACCAGAAACCTACAACGTCCCAGCTTTCCGCTTCGGTTCTGCCAGCACTCCACAACGCCGCGGCCTGCCTCGAAGAACTGGCCGATCACTTCCCGGTCCTCACTTTGCCCCGGCCGACGACTCCGGAAGAGCAGACAGAACTAGACGGCCCCGTCTCCACCGTGGACACAGCCCGTCTTGGGGAGATCCTTCCTACCCTGGGGATAACGCGCTTCCAATCGGATGCCGACGAGGCCGTCTATGCCTGGATCAATGATGTCCTTTTTGCTTTCACCATCGATTCCGGCCCCAGCCTCATTATCAAAGGCCATTGGGATCCCAACCTGCCGGGCACTGAGTTCTCCAAAATCTTTCTCATTTGCAATGACTGGAACCGCACCAATCACTCGGCCTCAGCCTTCTGCCACTCAAACATTGATGGGCTGCAGGTGCGCATTGATTACGCGATCATGACGGGCGCCGGGCTTTCCGACGCCCAACTGATCACCGCCCTCGGCCGCGGCATCAAGCACGTCCTCCACGGGATCGATGACATCTCACGCGATGCGGTGGGCTCCTCCCCCGTCGCTTGGCCCTAGCGCATCATCGACCGCCGCCTCATCGTCTACCGTTTCGCTTTCGTGCCAAACGCTGGGCGGATCAAAGAACAGCGCAGACCAATAGGCAAACATGGCCATAAATGGCCCTACGAGCCAGGCGATGCCAGGTGAGAAATTCGGGACAAACTCCACAAACTCCCCGGGGTTTTCTGGAATATCAGTGGCTGTCGCCCCACCGAAGACATAGAAGGACGCCGCACCAGCCAAAGCTGCCAGAGCCACCCATAACAGCAGGCCGACGCCGCGGTAGCGCTCTCCCCAACGGTGGGCGATAAGCCCCAAGGCCATACCGAGGAATCCGGTGATCAGCACGAAGGTGATATAGGAGTCGAATTGCACGTCGGCGACGTTGCCCAAAACATAGCCGCCATCCTCCATTCGATGGCCCTCCAGAGTAGGCCGCCACAGCCCCCATACAGCGCCAACAGCGGAAAATCCAAAGAGGGCTAACGCGAGCAACCCCGCGCCGAATCCGACGGCGCGGGGTATGCGAAGGCTAGGTGCACGCAGTGCAGGCACGATACTCTCTAGCCGCAGAAGGTCCAGTTACCGTTCTCACGCTTGAAGCGCATGGTGGAGCTATCCCTGCCCTGGCTGGTGTTGACGTTCACGGTCGCGGAGGCATCGTCACCGTTAACCACGACATCGTTGATGGACTCAACGCCAGTCTTGGACCAGTCAAAGCCATCCATCTGGGAGGTATCCTGGCCCGCTGCCGCCATCATGTCCTTGAGCTGGTTCATCGGAACATCCGGAACCTGGTTGTAGTCAACCTGGTCGAGACCGGAGTTCGGATCGTTGCGGATAGCCGCGCAGGTGTGCTCCGGGAGGTACTTCACGAAGGAACGCATGGTCTGCTGCTCATACATACCGCGCACTAGGGCGTTAATACCGTCGACATCCTCCTGGCTGGCGGCCTCACCCTGCACCGGTTCGACCTTAGGCATGTTCTGGAAAGGATCAGCGCCCTCTTCGAAGGGGTTGGCCAGAGTCTGGTTAGCAGCCTCGGGGTTCTCCCCCTCCGGCTTGGCAGCATTGTCCTTATTCTCTTCGCCGTCCTTCTTGTCCTTACCCTCCTTCTTCTCCTCAGAAGTCTTCTCCTCAGACGTCTTTTCCTTAGACTTCGTAGTCGTGGTGGTCTTTGCTGCAGAGGACGCAGTGTCACCTGCATTCTCATCATCGGAACCACAAGCAGCCAAGGAAAGCGGTGCAACGAGCGCAACAGCAATGAGGGACTTCTTGGCAGGTGTCAGAAAAGACAAGGGAAAACTCCTAAATATACTCAGAAAAGACAAGGGAAAACTCCTAAATATACATAGAGAGCGATAGGTTAAACCACGCTAGGCGCGGCGTTTGCTCTTGGGCAACTTACATAACCTTAACAAGGGCTGTTTGAAGAATTCATGTTCTACACCTTGAAGCTTCCTGTGAGCCTCACGTGGGTTTTCTCTTGCCGCGTAGAGTTGGTCATGTGCACCTTTCTCGCGACGCTATCGTTTCCACCGCCCTTGAGCTCTTGACCCAATACGGCCTTGCTGATGTCACTATGCGCCGAGTCGCCACGAATCTCGGAGTCGCCCCCGGCGCGCTGTACTGGCACGTGACCAACAAACAATCGCTGATCGCGGCCATGACCGCTGAAATACTCGCTCCCGTCACCGGGGAAAGCACGGCGGAGCTGGTCAGCTCGCTGCACCGTGAGCTGCAACGCTGGCGAGATGGCGCTGAAGTGGCCATCGCCGGAGCATCCTTCCCCGAATCCTCAGCGAGCGCCGACTTAGAAAAGCTATTCACCAAGGCACTGCAGAAGGAAGCACCCGATGCCTCGCCGGAGGATAGAGCCGTCGCCGCCCGCACTCTGATCCACTACACGCTGGGCGCCACTTTCATGGAGCAATCCCGCGAGCAGCTCAGTGGGGCGGCGCTAGGAGGGACGTCGCCAAGCACAGCGTCTACAGCTCCCGAGACCACGCCAGTGGACGCCACCTCGGTGCGCGCAGCAGAGCTGATGGTCGCCGGCTTAAGGTCACTGCGAAGCGATCACATACATCAGAATTGACTAAGCTAAGCCTCATGACTGAGACCCGTGCTGACCTAACGCCATCTCGCCAGGTGTGGCCTGGTTCCCCCTCCCCTCTCGGCTCCACCTTTGATGGAGCCGGTACTAATTTTGCTATCTTTTCCGAAATCGCCGAGAAGGTTGAGCTCTGCCTCATTGACCAGGACGGCAACGAAGAACGCATCGAATTAACCGAGATCACCGCCCACGTCTGGCACGCCTACCTCCCGAACGTCAGCCCCGGGCAGCGCTACGGATACCGCATCCACGGCCCGTATGAGCCAGAACATGGTCTGCGTTGCGATCCCTCAAAACTTCTTGTCGATCCTTATGCTCGCGCCTTCGACGGCGACTTTGATGGGGATCCCTCGCTGTACTCCTACGATATCTTCGCTGAGGAACCCGGCACCGGCCGCAACCAGGATGACTCCTTGGGCCACACCATGCTCTCCGTGGTCATCAACCCGTTCTTCGAGTGGCACGGCGACAACCGTCCGCATACCCCGGATAATGAAACAATTATCTACGAAGCCCACGTCAAGGGCATGACGATGACGCACCCGGATGTGCCGGAGGAGCTGCGCGGCACCTATGCCGGCATGGCGCACCCGGCGATCATCAACTACTTCAAGGACTTGGGAGTGACAGCCGTCGAGCTGCTGCCGGTTCACCAGTTCTTGCAGGATGATCGCCTGCGCCAGCTGGACCTGCGCAACTACTGGGGTTATAACACCTTCGGGTTCTTCGCCCCGCATGCTGACTATGCCTACGCTAAGAAGCCCGGCGAGGTAGTTGCTGAATTCAAGGCCATGGTTCGTGCCTTCCATGAGGCTGGAATCGAGATCATCCTCGATGTGGTCTACAACCACACCGCCGAAGGCAACCACATGGGCCCCACCATCGCCTTCCGAGGCATTGATAACCACGCCTACTACCGCTTGGTCGATGACAATCCCGAGCACTACATGGACTACACCGGCACCGGTAACTCCCTGAATGTCCGCCACCCGCACTCCCTCCAGCTCATTATGGATTCGCTTCGTTACTGGGTGACGGAGATGCGCGTGGATGGCTTCCGCTTCGACCTCGCTTCCACTCTGGCGCGCGAACTGGATGACGTCGACAAGCTGGCTACCTTCTTCGATTTGGTTCAGCAGGACCCGGTGGTCTCCAAGGTCAAGCTCATCGCCGAACCCTGGGACGTGGGCCATAACGGCTACCAAGTTGGTAACTTCCCGCCCATCTGGAGCGAGTGGAACGGCAAGTACCGCGATACCGTCCGTGATTTCTGGCGCGGGGAGCCGGCGACCATGGGTGAATTTGCCTCACGCCTGACCGGCTCCTCCGATCTCTATGCCAACAACGG
Protein-coding regions in this window:
- the hisH gene encoding imidazole glycerol phosphate synthase subunit HisH — its product is MSSHDVVVLDYGAGNVRSAVRALERVGATVTVTADPKLAVEADGLLVPGVGAFAACMEGLRAAQGPRIIGQRLAGGRPVLGICVGMQILFESGTEHGVHTEGCGEWPGEVTRLQAPVLPHMGWNTVELPSGSRMFEGVSAEDRFYFVHSYAARNWELETEITEPPKVAWSEYGGDRFVAAVDNGALWATQFHPEKSGDVGSQLLKNWIGTL
- a CDS encoding MFS transporter; the encoded protein is MIAVVSAFGAWSVLLPVVPLAVLDSGGSATLAGATTGVFMLATVLTQMATPMLLRIFGYRPIMAASALLLGLPALGHMLGDAAPIALGFSALRGIGFGALTVAENALIAEITPRRLLGKATGIFGLFIGAAQMAFLPLGLAVASAFNYNTVYLLAAGLGLLGFFTCILVPQIKAAPVGLPDPTDTTPRAPMWKLVLVPALALTSFSVSYGVASNFISPAVRELDPERGAVLGGLMLSVIGGSAMIARYVAGVVADRVGQPGTLMIPAQAFSVFGVGLIAAVLWQEWSVWLLVFGTVIYGAGFGIVQNEALLSMFDRLPRERLSEGSAVWNIFYDGGTGLGSTVLGAVVAMSGYDGAFASGAAIIAVGLLMSTADRALGKTRVSELNDIQTRLRMIRRPRRPGKEAR
- the hisB gene encoding imidazoleglycerol-phosphate dehydratase HisB, whose product is MSAGDAVRHNHGDRIGRAERVTGETKISVEINLDGTGQADISTGLPFFDHMLNAVCTHGSFDLRVHAEGDIDIDAHHTVEDTAIVLGRAFLEALGDKSGIRRFGSQLLPMDEALVEAVVDISGRPYFVMNGEPENMEWQIIGGHYATVINRHFFETFATHSATTLHVNVRYGRDPHHITEAEYKAVARALRQATERDPRVNGVPSTKGAL
- a CDS encoding histidinol-phosphate transaminase, whose translation is MAELKDLPLREELRGSSAYGAPQLTVTNQLNTNENPYPPSEALVKDMVAAVEKHARELNRYPERDAVELRTALAEYVSEQTGVAVSVENVWAANGSNEVLQQLLQVFGGPGRSALGFTPSYSMHPILCAGTQTEFIACPRDADFRIDEKEALEAVAKHSPDVVFITTPNNPTGDVTPIDVVEKIVQAAPGIVIVDEAYMEFSPSPSATTLLEKYPTKLVVSRTMSKAFDFAGGRLGYFVADPAFVEAVMLVRLPYHLSVLSQIAATVALAHKEETLGTVAKLSAERDRVVAWLKELGYYVVPSESNFVSFGRFADQHAVWQGFLDRDVLIRDNGVPGLLRATIGLPEENDAFLSAAADLADTVEMTN
- the hisD gene encoding histidinol dehydrogenase, whose amino-acid sequence is MLRTIDLRGEELTTSRLRRVLPRGGTDVSSVMGTVIPMVEKVRKGGAAAALDFGEKFDGIRPAAVRVPKAELKKAAEELDSSVRAAIEESIARVRAVHADQKPASHTTTLAPGATVTEVFQPIERVGLYVPGGKAVYPSSVIMNAVPAQEAGAAAMVVASPPQKEFGGLPHPTVLATCHMLGVDDVWAVGGGQAIGLLAYGDDEPVTGEEALEPVDIITGPGNVFVAAAKRAVQGAVGIDAEAGPTEIAILADETANPVYVAYDLISQAEHDPMAASVLITDSEDFAAAVNAEVAQRFTATANAERAAEALRGEQSGIVVVDDLEAGIAVADAYAAEHLEVHTKNARAVAERIRHAGAIFVGEYSPVPLGDYSAGSNHVLPTSGTARFSAGLSTHTFLRPVNLIEYDRAALGEVAQNVIAFATAEDLPAHGEAIAARFADDTDTQKEEA
- a CDS encoding YbjN domain-containing protein, which translates into the protein MSNGADGLDSQSPSSLLARVENLAHREGLDCIRVTAHELLFPHPPLGETRAFMDTEGEPILRFYTTHHGVLGFSDIPALSEFVNDWNHDCLSPHLILNYSAPTEVEVWGHSFLVVHQKPTTSQLSASVLPALHNAAACLEELADHFPVLTLPRPTTPEEQTELDGPVSTVDTARLGEILPTLGITRFQSDADEAVYAWINDVLFAFTIDSGPSLIIKGHWDPNLPGTEFSKIFLICNDWNRTNHSASAFCHSNIDGLQVRIDYAIMTGAGLSDAQLITALGRGIKHVLHGIDDISRDAVGSSPVAWP
- a CDS encoding TetR family transcriptional regulator, producing MHLSRDAIVSTALELLTQYGLADVTMRRVATNLGVAPGALYWHVTNKQSLIAAMTAEILAPVTGESTAELVSSLHRELQRWRDGAEVAIAGASFPESSASADLEKLFTKALQKEAPDASPEDRAVAARTLIHYTLGATFMEQSREQLSGAALGGTSPSTASTAPETTPVDATSVRAAELMVAGLRSLRSDHIHQN
- the glgX gene encoding glycogen debranching protein GlgX — its product is MTETRADLTPSRQVWPGSPSPLGSTFDGAGTNFAIFSEIAEKVELCLIDQDGNEERIELTEITAHVWHAYLPNVSPGQRYGYRIHGPYEPEHGLRCDPSKLLVDPYARAFDGDFDGDPSLYSYDIFAEEPGTGRNQDDSLGHTMLSVVINPFFEWHGDNRPHTPDNETIIYEAHVKGMTMTHPDVPEELRGTYAGMAHPAIINYFKDLGVTAVELLPVHQFLQDDRLRQLDLRNYWGYNTFGFFAPHADYAYAKKPGEVVAEFKAMVRAFHEAGIEIILDVVYNHTAEGNHMGPTIAFRGIDNHAYYRLVDDNPEHYMDYTGTGNSLNVRHPHSLQLIMDSLRYWVTEMRVDGFRFDLASTLARELDDVDKLATFFDLVQQDPVVSKVKLIAEPWDVGHNGYQVGNFPPIWSEWNGKYRDTVRDFWRGEPATMGEFASRLTGSSDLYANNGRRPTASINFITAHDGFTLRDLVSYNEKHNSENGEDNRDGESHNRSWNHGVEGPTDDEEIKKLRRRQVRNFLTTLLLSQGTPMLCHGDELGRTQNGNNNVYCQDNEISWIDWSMLEQEKNSAMHGFTKRLINIRKNHPVFRRQRFLAGGPFGSEVKDRDIAWLVPSGKLMTPQDWDFEFGKALMVYLNGNAITETTARGERITDDSFIMIFNAHHEDIEFTLPKKDLGASWRLIVDTSDSGGYPDEEKLIAAEGSIVVQPRTTLILRQTEPPVFDDSDDSAQSAAPAEASDS